In Exiguobacterium sibiricum 7-3, a genomic segment contains:
- a CDS encoding pirin family protein, whose translation MFKRDVKNHWQVMYQQNGYPHVQQGWVLSPDRKDEFDPFILMAEDWFKRGTFSDHPHRGFQTITYVIDGRLEHIDNHGGHSILDAGDVQYMNAGWAARHAEEAVDDDLIHTLQLWLNLPKRLKETTTSYQNVLLEQAPVVPFAGGHVRVYSGAIAGVTGPLDSLVPITMSEISLAPGATYTHILPANHNAFLYVLAGELEVGASETRLAKTTAATLTFDEQAQGDSALALTAVSRTKVLIYSGQPIREETIAYGPFVMNTEEEIRQAYRDYHDGKFGPPAVL comes from the coding sequence ATGTTCAAACGGGATGTCAAGAACCACTGGCAAGTGATGTATCAACAAAATGGTTATCCCCATGTGCAGCAGGGCTGGGTCCTGTCACCGGACCGGAAAGACGAGTTTGATCCGTTCATTTTGATGGCGGAGGACTGGTTCAAACGCGGGACGTTTTCCGATCATCCCCACCGCGGCTTTCAGACGATCACCTATGTCATTGACGGCCGGCTCGAACATATCGACAATCATGGCGGACACTCGATTCTCGATGCGGGTGACGTCCAGTACATGAACGCCGGCTGGGCGGCACGGCATGCGGAAGAAGCGGTCGATGACGATTTGATCCATACGTTACAACTGTGGCTCAATCTGCCGAAACGCTTGAAAGAGACGACGACATCGTATCAAAACGTCCTGTTGGAACAGGCACCGGTCGTTCCGTTTGCAGGTGGACACGTCCGGGTCTATTCCGGTGCGATTGCCGGCGTGACAGGACCGCTCGACAGCCTGGTTCCAATTACGATGAGTGAGATATCGCTTGCTCCGGGCGCGACGTATACACATATCTTACCGGCGAACCATAATGCGTTCTTGTATGTCCTGGCAGGAGAACTGGAAGTCGGAGCAAGCGAGACGCGCCTCGCGAAGACGACGGCAGCGACATTGACGTTTGACGAACAGGCGCAAGGTGACAGTGCACTCGCATTGACGGCCGTCAGCCGGACGAAGGTCCTGATTTACTCCGGTCAACCGATCCGGGAGGAGACGATTGCCTATGGACCGTTCGTCATGAACACGGAAGAAGAGATTCGTCAGGCGTACCGGGATTACCATGACGGAAAATTCGGACCACCAGCCGTCTTGTGA
- a CDS encoding winged helix-turn-helix transcriptional regulator, which produces MDQRHVEEQADLLALQKFQHNFENSLKSSVIFILRDGALTIGEIEQRLDQSHGQILEQLQELIEDGLVLQQMSEKVHGLAYSLTGPAEELVRQFKESIAWSKQHITY; this is translated from the coding sequence ATGGATCAACGTCACGTAGAAGAACAGGCTGATTTATTGGCCCTCCAAAAGTTTCAGCACAATTTCGAAAATAGTCTCAAGTCGAGTGTCATCTTTATTCTGCGGGATGGTGCGTTGACGATTGGTGAAATTGAACAACGTCTCGATCAGTCGCACGGTCAGATTCTTGAGCAACTTCAGGAATTGATTGAAGACGGACTCGTCTTGCAACAGATGTCGGAAAAGGTCCATGGACTCGCGTATTCCTTGACGGGTCCGGCGGAAGAACTCGTTCGCCAGTTTAAGGAATCGATTGCCTGGAGCAAACAACACATTACGTATTAA
- a CDS encoding copper amine oxidase has translation MKNTKKFAATAMAAALVLPGTAAFASGGGDDMKHEDGAKNVTVKTKAADLRATLDQLLSEHFVLAVMDMKKQYDGSKDAQYYEAALKQNALDMTPAIASVYGDEGAKQFEKIFVDHNKYTTDLVKAVKADDQDGINASKAETEEFVQDLSSFLDTATEGKLPKAAAEEVLRAHEADVYKTFQQYAAGDYEGSYNTFREGYSRMYDISKALSVAITTQMPEKFDNTKADTKAADLRSTLNSLAAEHVALANISMTAGVDQAKDYDAANWAEDMHTADFKAAMKSVYGQAGADQFEQVWTKNHIEAQANLVTAAINDDKKLMGDAQDMLKMFSNDFGAFLGAATEENLPTKAAQEAVSGHETYVQDTFMQYVEGDYKGSADTFRESYAYMYGVGENLGEAIVKQSPEKFMDGTPGSMPNTGNGGMSDNNTAGTTGAIALFGLALGAAGIVLARKRQNA, from the coding sequence ATGAAAAACACGAAAAAATTCGCAGCAACAGCAATGGCAGCAGCACTCGTATTACCAGGAACGGCAGCATTCGCTTCCGGTGGCGGGGACGACATGAAACATGAGGACGGCGCGAAGAACGTCACGGTCAAAACAAAAGCCGCTGACCTCCGTGCGACACTCGATCAGTTACTCTCTGAGCACTTCGTGCTTGCCGTCATGGACATGAAAAAACAATATGACGGATCAAAAGATGCCCAGTATTATGAAGCAGCACTTAAACAGAACGCACTCGACATGACACCGGCGATCGCTTCTGTCTACGGCGACGAAGGCGCAAAACAATTCGAAAAAATCTTCGTTGACCACAACAAATACACAACCGATCTCGTCAAAGCCGTGAAAGCGGACGACCAGGACGGCATCAACGCGTCAAAAGCGGAAACAGAAGAGTTCGTCCAGGACCTCTCGAGCTTCCTTGATACAGCAACAGAAGGTAAACTGCCGAAGGCAGCAGCGGAAGAAGTTCTCCGTGCCCATGAAGCAGACGTCTATAAAACATTCCAACAATATGCAGCTGGTGACTACGAAGGATCGTACAACACGTTCCGCGAAGGATACAGCCGCATGTATGATATCTCGAAAGCACTCTCAGTCGCGATCACAACACAGATGCCTGAGAAGTTCGACAACACGAAAGCCGATACAAAAGCAGCTGACCTCCGGTCAACACTCAACAGCCTCGCAGCTGAGCACGTCGCCCTTGCTAACATCAGCATGACGGCAGGCGTCGATCAAGCGAAAGACTACGATGCAGCGAACTGGGCGGAAGACATGCACACAGCTGACTTCAAAGCGGCAATGAAATCGGTTTACGGTCAAGCGGGTGCGGATCAGTTCGAGCAAGTCTGGACAAAAAACCACATCGAAGCGCAAGCGAACCTCGTCACAGCAGCGATCAACGACGACAAGAAATTGATGGGCGACGCACAAGACATGCTCAAAATGTTCTCGAATGACTTCGGTGCGTTCCTTGGCGCAGCAACGGAAGAAAACCTTCCGACAAAAGCGGCACAAGAAGCGGTCTCTGGTCACGAGACATACGTCCAAGATACGTTCATGCAGTACGTCGAAGGCGACTACAAAGGATCAGCTGATACATTCCGTGAGTCGTATGCTTACATGTACGGCGTCGGTGAGAACCTCGGTGAAGCGATCGTCAAACAATCACCTGAGAAATTCATGGATGGTACACCAGGTTCAATGCCGAACACAGGTAACGGCGGCATGAGCGACAACAATACAGCTGGAACGACTGGTGCCATCGCACTCTTCGGTCTCGCACTCGGTGCAGCCGGAATCGTCCTCGCACGCAAACGTCAAAACGCATAA
- a CDS encoding helix-turn-helix domain-containing protein: MLTTKQISELLRVSEETVRRWIRTGELHAEQDGKGYLVDELALKRLVDEKSQIPGNAMNKVLPIINDLFGPEAAKFAKSNLFDPLRQSMDQSAPPRPEASPESVAEELSQLKRKKRRLELEHELKLLEIEEKIAVLEQKASRL, encoded by the coding sequence ATGTTAACGACAAAACAGATCAGTGAATTGTTACGTGTATCAGAAGAGACGGTCCGTCGCTGGATCCGTACGGGCGAGTTACACGCCGAACAGGACGGAAAAGGCTATTTGGTTGATGAACTGGCGCTCAAACGTCTCGTCGACGAGAAGTCACAGATTCCGGGCAATGCGATGAACAAAGTCTTGCCGATCATCAATGACCTGTTTGGTCCGGAAGCGGCGAAGTTTGCCAAGTCGAACCTGTTTGACCCGCTCCGTCAGTCGATGGATCAGTCGGCACCACCACGTCCGGAAGCTTCACCGGAGTCGGTCGCAGAAGAACTGAGCCAACTGAAACGTAAAAAACGTCGCCTTGAACTCGAACATGAACTGAAACTGCTTGAAATCGAAGAGAAGATTGCCGTCCTCGAACAAAAGGCGTCACGCCTTTAA
- the fabZ gene encoding 3-hydroxyacyl-ACP dehydratase FabZ has translation MYTIEQIKEVIPHRYPFLLVDRILEVEEGKRAVGIKNVTANEEFFNGHFPDYNVMPGVLIVEALAQVGAFAVLKMEQNQGKLAFFAGIENCRFKRQVVPGDQLRLEVELTKLRGPIGKGRATATVDGEVACTAELTFAIK, from the coding sequence ATGTATACGATTGAACAAATCAAGGAAGTGATTCCGCACCGTTATCCATTTTTACTCGTCGACCGGATTTTAGAAGTCGAAGAAGGAAAACGTGCTGTCGGCATCAAGAATGTCACGGCCAACGAAGAATTTTTCAATGGCCATTTCCCGGATTACAACGTCATGCCTGGTGTGTTGATTGTTGAGGCATTGGCGCAAGTCGGAGCCTTCGCTGTTCTTAAGATGGAACAAAACCAAGGTAAGCTGGCCTTTTTTGCCGGCATCGAGAATTGTCGTTTTAAGCGTCAGGTCGTCCCCGGTGACCAGCTCCGACTGGAAGTCGAACTGACGAAACTGCGTGGACCGATTGGTAAAGGGCGTGCCACAGCAACAGTCGATGGGGAAGTCGCCTGTACTGCTGAACTGACTTTCGCAATCAAGTGA
- a CDS encoding SdrD B-like domain-containing protein encodes MYIVACLLVFGIITPAQAETVSSWDVTGTGTNPYTLTFTGEGMVNLESETELVFEDGLTGQAIDIAKNPTVTFTAETAPVVKVTSTDQAKTILIEFGREVKAEPTPEEPVTTEPTPEEPATEEPIKEEPVKEEPVKEEPKPETEPVKEEPVQATTAVINGIIWFDENEDGIRQEKETRISDVPVYLLNKNYDVVEEVYTKDGLYTFKDIKPGTYYVEVYGMDIGYYYTSPQHEGTDPTIDSDLDEEDLAKVKLKAGDIVQVDAGLYGLDDEEMDMANLLIVTNFLDANNDQIPGYSEQTIPATYTVTDAITGKDVYTEEVGKDDALSIELTPGTYTVKTEVAAGYTVEAIHHVSLDDMMDSFDLTKAGAEALAFGMADEDEEEFPGYDEFLKLFKRKATTDSVTLTDETMGYFLLAEIKKTKPVVEPKPTPQPTKTSTTPAQAPVTEVKADNPETGGMSGERLPQAGEDQPFPYAATGAGLAVVGLWLLLRRAG; translated from the coding sequence ATGTACATAGTAGCGTGTCTGCTTGTCTTTGGTATCATTACACCAGCCCAGGCAGAAACGGTGTCCTCATGGGATGTCACAGGAACGGGGACGAACCCGTATACGTTGACGTTCACGGGTGAAGGAATGGTCAATCTCGAATCCGAAACGGAGTTAGTCTTTGAAGACGGATTGACAGGACAAGCAATTGATATCGCGAAAAATCCGACAGTGACGTTTACGGCGGAGACGGCACCTGTCGTCAAAGTCACATCGACGGATCAAGCGAAAACGATTTTGATCGAATTCGGCCGCGAAGTCAAAGCGGAGCCGACACCGGAAGAACCCGTGACAACGGAACCTACACCGGAGGAACCGGCGACGGAAGAACCAATCAAAGAAGAGCCTGTGAAAGAAGAACCAGTTAAAGAAGAGCCGAAGCCGGAAACAGAACCAGTCAAGGAAGAGCCGGTCCAAGCAACGACTGCAGTCATCAACGGAATCATCTGGTTTGATGAAAATGAAGACGGGATCCGTCAGGAAAAAGAAACACGCATCAGTGACGTCCCGGTTTATCTCTTAAATAAAAACTATGATGTCGTTGAAGAAGTCTATACGAAAGACGGTCTGTATACGTTTAAGGATATTAAGCCAGGAACGTATTACGTGGAAGTATACGGCATGGACATCGGGTACTACTACACGTCTCCTCAACACGAAGGAACAGATCCGACGATCGATTCGGATCTTGACGAAGAGGATTTAGCAAAAGTGAAACTTAAAGCAGGTGACATCGTTCAGGTGGATGCCGGTCTCTACGGTCTCGATGACGAAGAGATGGACATGGCGAATCTGTTGATCGTAACGAACTTCCTCGATGCGAACAACGATCAGATTCCGGGTTACTCGGAGCAGACGATTCCTGCGACGTATACGGTAACGGATGCCATCACAGGTAAAGATGTGTATACGGAAGAAGTCGGAAAAGACGATGCCTTATCAATCGAGTTGACGCCGGGTACGTATACGGTGAAGACAGAAGTCGCAGCCGGATACACAGTCGAAGCGATCCACCATGTCTCACTCGATGACATGATGGATTCATTCGATCTGACGAAAGCAGGAGCAGAAGCGCTTGCTTTCGGCATGGCCGATGAAGACGAAGAAGAATTCCCGGGATACGATGAATTCCTCAAACTGTTTAAACGAAAAGCAACAACGGATTCGGTCACACTGACGGACGAGACGATGGGGTATTTCCTGCTTGCTGAAATCAAGAAGACGAAACCGGTCGTTGAACCGAAACCAACACCGCAACCGACGAAGACATCGACTACACCGGCGCAAGCACCCGTCACGGAAGTCAAAGCAGACAATCCGGAGACAGGCGGTATGTCTGGTGAACGACTCCCGCAAGCAGGGGAGGATCAACCGTTCCCATACGCTGCGACAGGAGCAGGACTGGCCGTCGTCGGACTCTGGTTATTGTTACGACGCGCAGGATAA
- a CDS encoding class F sortase has translation MKKWLLPVSILLMLVSIGTLIFLLIGNTKEPQTNITQGDAKTESAASSETKEDPLKPSEIFKKEFKNLSTNQVELPKTLTIDSLKVKTNVEQVGLDKKGAMGTPKNEQQVGWYKFGPRPGDVGNAVIDGHTDTKTGPAVFYQLHELKKGDMVKIKDESGRNLVFRVKKLVEYGHLDAPLEKIFGASDQRNLNLITCIGTYDENEGTYDNRLVVFTELDQKASDPVKTPPKPATNVRVSGGFVNWYASTDEEVVTYNVYQEQDGKRKKLGSTESIERKAFPLPKDPTGRFIVTAVNKAGIESEEAFSAVQK, from the coding sequence TTGAAAAAATGGTTATTACCGGTCAGCATCCTCTTGATGCTCGTTTCAATCGGTACGTTAATTTTTCTACTGATTGGAAATACAAAAGAACCTCAAACGAATATTACGCAAGGCGATGCAAAAACTGAATCAGCCGCATCTTCCGAGACAAAGGAAGATCCACTCAAACCATCTGAAATCTTTAAAAAAGAATTTAAGAACCTCTCCACGAATCAAGTGGAACTGCCGAAAACCCTGACGATTGATTCACTTAAGGTCAAGACCAATGTGGAACAAGTTGGTCTTGATAAAAAAGGCGCCATGGGGACACCGAAAAACGAACAACAAGTCGGGTGGTATAAGTTCGGTCCCCGTCCGGGTGATGTCGGAAATGCCGTCATTGACGGACATACTGATACGAAGACCGGTCCTGCCGTCTTTTATCAGCTGCATGAACTCAAAAAAGGCGATATGGTCAAAATCAAGGATGAGTCAGGTCGGAACCTTGTCTTCCGTGTCAAAAAACTGGTCGAGTACGGTCACCTCGATGCACCGCTCGAAAAAATCTTTGGTGCATCTGATCAGCGTAACTTGAACCTGATCACGTGTATCGGTACGTATGACGAAAATGAAGGCACATACGACAACCGTCTCGTCGTCTTCACTGAACTGGATCAAAAGGCATCCGACCCCGTCAAAACACCACCAAAACCAGCGACGAACGTCCGCGTGTCAGGTGGATTCGTTAACTGGTACGCCTCAACCGACGAAGAAGTTGTTACGTATAACGTCTATCAAGAACAAGACGGAAAACGGAAAAAGCTCGGTTCGACGGAATCAATCGAACGAAAAGCGTTTCCTTTACCGAAAGATCCAACGGGACGTTTCATCGTCACAGCTGTCAACAAAGCCGGAATTGAGTCAGAAGAAGCATTCAGTGCGGTTCAAAAATAA
- a CDS encoding DNA-directed RNA polymerase subunit beta: MVQNQAGTDQPTRERLKRNQQIKNEEQQEQEPKQRKKLRQYSSRRVPIIVRLLIILLLVVLALVIGAMVGYATLGGGEAMDVLKLDTWTRITDFWTQS; this comes from the coding sequence ATGGTACAAAATCAAGCCGGAACGGACCAACCGACCCGTGAACGTCTGAAACGTAATCAACAGATCAAGAACGAAGAGCAACAAGAGCAGGAACCGAAGCAACGTAAAAAACTACGTCAGTATTCTTCGCGTCGTGTTCCGATCATTGTTCGTTTATTGATCATTCTTCTTCTTGTCGTCCTTGCGTTAGTAATCGGTGCGATGGTTGGATATGCGACACTTGGTGGTGGCGAAGCGATGGACGTCCTCAAGCTCGACACATGGACCCGCATCACCGATTTTTGGACACAATCTTAA